The following DNA comes from Eretmochelys imbricata isolate rEreImb1 chromosome 2, rEreImb1.hap1, whole genome shotgun sequence.
ATCTCTAGGCTTAACGTTCAACCTTTCTTTCGGAGGCTGGGGGACGCTGATCGATCCAACTGGGATTGCAATGTGTCGAGGGTCTGACTGTGTAGTAGTGGCACACGATGGCAAGAAAAGGATTAAGCTGTTTAGCTTGAGTGGAAGCTGTATACAACAGTTTGGGGAAAGAGGAGATGCAGGCAATGATATTAAATACCCACTTGACGTGACAGTAACATTGGACGGCCACGTGGTTGTCACGGACAGCGGCGATCGCTCTGTGAAAGTGTTTGATTTTAACGGAATAGGCAAGCTAGTTATCAGGGAATCCTTTTGTTTACCATGGGGTTTGGATACCACCCCAGAGAATGACGTTATCCTGTCTGATCCAGAGGCAGGTGCTCTTTCTCGGTTGAcagccaattttaaaaaaggagaactAAAGAAAGTTCAGAAGATCCAGTCTAACTTATGCAACCCAAGAGAGGTGGCAGTTTCTCAGACTTCTGGTATTATCGCTGTAATAGAGCACCTGATAGCTAAGGGACCAAACTACAGCAGCACAAGAGTGAAGATATTCAGTGCTGACATGAAACTCATTGGCCAGATGGATAGCTTTGGTCTAAACCTAGTGTTTCCCTCCAAAATATATGCCACTGCTGTGGCCTTCGACAGAGAGGGACACATAATAGTAGCAGATGCCTATAACCAAGTTGTATTGTGCTTAGGAAAACCTGAGGAATTTCCTGTCTTAAGGCCCATAATTACCCAAGGGCTTTCTTATCCTGTGGCATTGACTTACACAGCAAGCAATTCTCTGATTGTCTTAGACAGTGGTGATCATTCAGTTAAAGTATATACTGCTAGCTGAATTGTTTTGGATTActaatttcattccatttcagattttaaaagaagTCATGATGGTTTTATCAGATGCATGTGTGGGTTTTTTCTGCCATGATTTTGTGTGAAACGTACCATTTTTATGGACATGCTGTATGGTGTTTGACATTTGCTCATCAATTCTGACTCCTAAGTATGTGTGAGAGACAACATGCGTATTCTAAATAGCACTAGACAAAGAGACCTCAACCAGATGACCTGGCATTTTTTCTAAACCATTATAcgattattactttttttttttccttaaaatgaacaatagtCTTGTGTTAGATAATGGAAGATCCTAGATCAATTGTGAAACAGAGAATGACTTGCACCTTTTGGTTATCTTGATTGAAGTCTAGCTTACACAGTGTTTTTTTGATAAGGTGAGAGAATCTCACGAGAAAGAAGCAGCAATTTTCAGAAATTCTATTAGAAGGGAGACTCTCTAGCTCAGAGGACTAGTAACTGTAAGTGAAATGTTTTAGTTCCAAAGGTTACTTTAATCCAATTGAGGTCAGTAGTGACAAAATACTTATCTCGTTCAGTGGTCAGTTTGAAATGAGTTGTGTGGTCAAAGTGTAGTTTCTCCACATTACAAAAACCACCATGAAGACGGCTATTATGAAAGGCCAATGACTGAATGGGCCTAGAGACTGATCCACCATCTCATTCCTAGAGGTAGGCCTATCAGAAGAGTTAAGACATAGTGGTGGTGCAGTGTTTGGAAGCTTGTACTATCTGGGCCATACATTTTCTTTAGAGAATTATTTTGTGGTAGTCAGGTTTCCATCGTGCACCGCTTCTTCATTAACACTAACTTCACTTTGAAAAATAAAGTTCTAAAATTTGTAACAAAGACACTGTCTTACGGTTTGACCACAGTtatgcatttttgtgtgtgccaggcttgtatttattatttatagtttCTTACACTAACCTCATCACTGTAGTTTGAGTGCTTGCATTAAGAGTGCCTAGCTGTGTAATGATAGTGATATAAAAGTCAGCTTCTCCACATGGATATAGACAGTGATTTGGGTAGTAGCAGTGATGAGCAGAACTCCAATGGCTCAAAGGTCTAGGCAGTTATCTGGTCAAAAACTTGTTTGCAGCTCTGCAAACTGAATTGGGCATCTTACAGAAACAAACCTTCATGAGATTTCTGGTACTTTGTGCTTCTGGGTGGCCTTTCTAATTAAATATTAGCACTTCTGCTTCCAGACCCAACCAGAACTAAGTGTAGATGTGGTGAGAAGGGATGGAGGAGGTGAacctcattttttcccctcaagtttcaaaaaagattttgggtcagttcttattttatccaagaCAATCTGGCTGCATCTTGTCACTGGTTCTGTTGCTTCACTGGATAGCAAAAATTGAAGAGATAATGCTATGACTTAAATAGGGATTATAATATTACTTTAGTTGGACTCTTCACTGAATCTATTTGGATTTCTCTGCTGCTAAAAAGAGGCTGTTTGATAGCTTTGAATTATTAAGTAGTTTGACAGTGACGGCAGTTTTGATACAAGTGTAAATGCTTTGTAAGGTAGATAGAGGTAGGCTGAAATTATATATACCtcttattttcctttatttttatttggccTCACAGACTCAATAAGATATTCTGTACTTCCACATGCCCTGAACCAAAGCCCTTTCAAGTCAGAGGGAGTCTTTCCATGAAGTTTAGTGGGCTCTTGATCAGGCTTTTAGAGCATATAATTACTACATAATATTATACCCCTACCATAATTGACAGATCCTTATTTTAAACAGGACAGGGGCACTTTCAGCACCTCATTTCAGATTCAATGTATCTTTGTACCTGTCTTGTATTAAAATGTTTGAAAGTGATAGAATACCGTTAAATAAGCTATTTTCAAAAAGTTTTACTGATTAGTGACATACCAGGACATTAATAATTGTGGGTTTGGAAAGCAACATGAAGTTTCTGCACTTATTTATTATGGGTTTGTTATTTTACTTCAGTATATTCATTTTTCTTTGGTATCACTAGATCTGTTGTAGAGTAACTTTATATATTAGAGATTTTATGGATCTGGTTTGtagatcttttccatctccacCCGCCACACACTAaggcagtggtttccaaactgtgggATGTGCCTCCCTCGGGGGGCGCAGAGGAATGTTCGGTGGGGCATGTTGGAGGGCTCAGGCTAGCCCCAcagtgggtggggatggagtgccccccagcccagctccggccccagctgcagctccactccatccccagcccagctctgccct
Coding sequences within:
- the NHLRC1 gene encoding E3 ubiquitin-protein ligase NHLRC1 encodes the protein MSATAPDRMQIMTELVKETEVSLLECKVCFEKYSQKKKHRPRNLPCGHVMCLECVFSLAHPRNFRLECPFCRRACKSSETSDCLPLLHLIEILSPATNISLASRTTTGTGNEAAVSASLGLTFNLSFGGWGTLIDPTGIAMCRGSDCVVVAHDGKKRIKLFSLSGSCIQQFGERGDAGNDIKYPLDVTVTLDGHVVVTDSGDRSVKVFDFNGIGKLVIRESFCLPWGLDTTPENDVILSDPEAGALSRLTANFKKGELKKVQKIQSNLCNPREVAVSQTSGIIAVIEHLIAKGPNYSSTRVKIFSADMKLIGQMDSFGLNLVFPSKIYATAVAFDREGHIIVADAYNQVVLCLGKPEEFPVLRPIITQGLSYPVALTYTASNSLIVLDSGDHSVKVYTAS